A genomic stretch from Spirochaetota bacterium includes:
- a CDS encoding Sir2 family NAD-dependent protein deacetylase: MVDMNKAIEKILTCNNGVAFTGSGISAESGISTYRDAGGIWDRYKEGSSGGMLAVLSNHPEEAPEILGGFFEKLLKAKPNPGHLALSDIEGMGYIQSIITQNVDNLHREAGSSVVYELHGNIFRQRCMQCGKKNFQKRDELSKSMGDIIQKLKEHGLQEMGKFFPRCDCGGNMRPDIVSFGEEVQDLIEATKASTSCDFMLIVGTSGVVYPAASLPMRAKNNGAFVIEVNPKESELTSLCDIFIKGSAGEMLPKLVSAIKENRVTN; the protein is encoded by the coding sequence ATGGTTGATATGAATAAAGCTATTGAAAAGATATTAACATGTAATAATGGCGTTGCCTTTACTGGTTCTGGTATCTCTGCGGAAAGTGGCATATCAACTTATCGAGATGCTGGGGGGATTTGGGACAGATATAAAGAGGGGTCATCTGGTGGGATGCTGGCAGTATTATCCAACCATCCTGAAGAGGCCCCCGAAATTTTGGGTGGATTCTTCGAAAAATTGCTCAAGGCCAAACCTAATCCTGGACATTTAGCCTTATCAGACATAGAGGGGATGGGATATATTCAAAGCATAATTACACAAAATGTTGACAATCTCCATAGAGAAGCCGGCAGTTCAGTAGTCTATGAGCTACATGGAAACATCTTTCGACAGCGCTGTATGCAATGTGGCAAGAAAAACTTTCAAAAAAGGGATGAACTTTCAAAATCCATGGGAGACATTATTCAGAAACTAAAAGAACATGGTCTTCAGGAGATGGGTAAATTTTTCCCTCGATGCGACTGCGGGGGAAACATGAGACCTGATATTGTAAGTTTTGGCGAAGAGGTGCAAGATCTGATTGAGGCAACTAAAGCATCAACATCCTGTGATTTTATGTTAATTGTAGGTACATCAGGTGTAGTGTATCCAGCAGCATCCCTTCCCATGAGGGCTAAGAACAACGGTGCTTTTGTGATAGAGGTGAACCCAAAAGAGAGCGAACTAACATCCCTATGCGACATATTCATAAAGGGGTCAGCAGGAGAGATGCTGCCAAAGCTGGTATCCGCTATAAAAGAAAATAGAGTAACAAATTGA